The Thermotoga sp. SG1 genome includes a window with the following:
- the uxuB gene encoding D-mannonate dehydrogenase UxuB gives MRLSRETVNERQAWERIGVRPPYFDLDSVERNTKERPKWVHFGGGNIFRGFVAAVLQNLLEEGKEDTGINVIELFDYEVIDRVYTPYDNLSIAVTIKPDGNFEKRIIASVMEALKGDPTHPDWERAKEIFRSSSLQIASLTITEKGYNIEDQAGNLFPQVIEDMKNGPASPQTSMGKVAALLYERFKAGRLPIALLSLDNFSRNGDKLYSSVRKISEEWVKNNLVEREFLDYLEKDVAFPWSMIDKIVPGPSEFIKKHLEELGIEGMEIFVTSKKTHIAPFVNMEWAQYLVIEDSFPNGRPELEGADRNVFLTDRETVEKAERMKVTTCLNPLHTALAVFGCLLGYKKIADEMKDPLLRKLVEGVGEEGIKVVVDPGIINPRDFLNEVINIRLPNPYLPDTPQRIATDTSQKMPIRFGETIKAYHERPDLDPRSLKYIPLVIAGWCRYLIGIDDEGKEMQLSPDPLLENLRSYVSKVKFGDPDSVDDHLKPILSSQQLFRVNLYEVGLGEKVEGLFKKMITGPGAVRKTLEEVIGREDE, from the coding sequence GTGCGTCTCAGTAGAGAGACAGTGAATGAAAGACAGGCCTGGGAAAGAATAGGTGTCAGGCCTCCATACTTCGACCTTGATAGTGTGGAGAGAAACACGAAAGAACGACCAAAATGGGTCCACTTCGGTGGAGGAAACATCTTCAGGGGGTTCGTGGCAGCCGTTCTTCAAAACCTGCTGGAAGAAGGAAAGGAAGACACCGGAATAAACGTGATAGAACTCTTCGATTACGAAGTTATTGACAGGGTTTACACACCTTACGACAATCTCTCCATAGCGGTCACCATAAAGCCGGATGGAAACTTTGAAAAGAGAATCATCGCGAGTGTGATGGAAGCACTCAAAGGAGATCCCACACATCCTGACTGGGAAAGAGCAAAGGAGATCTTCAGAAGTTCATCACTTCAAATCGCTTCACTCACCATAACGGAAAAAGGTTACAACATCGAAGACCAGGCTGGGAACCTCTTTCCCCAGGTGATAGAAGACATGAAAAACGGTCCAGCCTCACCCCAGACATCGATGGGAAAAGTCGCCGCTCTGCTTTACGAAAGGTTCAAAGCAGGAAGGCTTCCCATTGCACTTCTCAGTCTCGACAACTTTTCCAGAAACGGTGACAAACTCTACAGTTCTGTGAGGAAGATCTCAGAAGAATGGGTGAAGAACAATCTTGTGGAGAGAGAGTTTCTGGATTATCTGGAAAAAGACGTTGCCTTCCCCTGGAGTATGATAGACAAGATCGTTCCAGGACCATCCGAGTTCATCAAAAAGCACCTGGAAGAACTCGGCATCGAGGGAATGGAGATCTTTGTGACATCCAAAAAGACACACATCGCGCCATTTGTGAACATGGAGTGGGCTCAGTATCTGGTGATAGAGGACAGTTTTCCAAACGGCAGACCAGAACTTGAAGGTGCAGACAGAAACGTCTTTTTAACAGACAGAGAAACTGTCGAGAAAGCCGAAAGGATGAAAGTGACCACCTGTCTCAACCCACTTCATACGGCACTGGCAGTTTTCGGATGTCTTTTGGGATACAAAAAGATCGCAGATGAGATGAAAGATCCCTTGTTGAGGAAACTCGTGGAAGGTGTGGGAGAAGAGGGTATAAAGGTCGTGGTGGACCCTGGAATAATCAACCCCAGGGATTTCCTGAACGAGGTGATAAACATTCGACTGCCCAACCCCTACCTTCCAGACACGCCTCAGAGAATCGCAACGGACACCTCGCAGAAGATGCCCATCAGGTTCGGAGAAACGATAAAGGCATACCACGAAAGACCCGATTTAGATCCAAGGAGTTTGAAGTACATCCCCCTTGTGATAGCGGGATGGTGCAGATACCTCATAGGAATCGATGATGAGGGAAAAGAGATGCAGTTGAGCCCCGATCCTCTGCTCGAAAATCTCAGATCTTACGTTTCGAAGGTAAAGTTCGGTGATCCCGACTCCGTGGATGATCATCTGAAACCGATCCTTTCCAGCCAGCAACTTTTCAGAGTCAACCTGTACGAAGTTGGCCTTGGAGAGAAGGTGGAAGGACTGTTCAAAAAGATGATCACAGGACCTGGTGCGGTGAGAAAAACACTCGAGGAAGTCATCGGGAGGGAAGATGAATGA
- a CDS encoding sugar kinase encodes MKVVTFGEIMLRLSPPNHKRIFQADCFEVTYGGAEANVAAFLAQMGVDAYFVTKLPDNPLGDAAIGHLRKFGVKTDYIARGGSRIGIYFLEIGASQRPSKVVYDRAHSAISEAKREDFNWEKILDGASWFHFSGITPPLGKELPLILEDALKVAKKKNVTVSCDLNYRARLWSKEEAQKVMIPFMEYVDVLIANEEDIEKVLGIPVEGLDLKTGKLNREAYVKVAEEISKKYGFKTIGITLRESVSATVNYWSVMVYENGKPHFSTRYEIHIVDRVGAGDSFAGALIYGSLMGFEPQKKAEFAAAASCLKHTIPGDFAVLSVEEIEKLASGATSGRVER; translated from the coding sequence ATGAAGGTAGTGACGTTCGGAGAGATCATGCTGAGACTTTCACCACCCAATCACAAGAGAATCTTCCAGGCAGACTGTTTCGAAGTCACTTACGGCGGTGCGGAGGCAAACGTGGCTGCATTCCTTGCACAGATGGGAGTTGATGCGTACTTTGTAACGAAACTTCCAGATAACCCGCTGGGAGATGCTGCGATTGGCCATCTGAGAAAGTTCGGTGTGAAGACAGATTACATAGCAAGAGGTGGAAGCAGAATAGGTATATATTTCTTAGAAATTGGTGCATCCCAGAGACCCAGCAAAGTCGTGTACGATAGGGCACATTCAGCTATCTCAGAAGCAAAAAGAGAAGATTTCAATTGGGAAAAGATACTGGACGGTGCGAGCTGGTTCCACTTCTCTGGAATCACCCCTCCTCTTGGAAAGGAGCTTCCTCTCATTCTTGAAGACGCACTGAAAGTTGCCAAGAAAAAAAACGTGACCGTGAGCTGTGATCTGAACTACAGGGCAAGGCTCTGGTCGAAAGAGGAAGCCCAGAAGGTGATGATCCCGTTCATGGAGTACGTGGACGTTCTGATAGCAAACGAGGAAGATATTGAGAAAGTACTCGGCATACCCGTTGAAGGTCTCGATTTGAAAACAGGAAAGCTCAACAGAGAAGCGTACGTGAAAGTCGCTGAAGAGATTTCGAAAAAGTATGGTTTTAAAACGATAGGGATCACACTGAGGGAAAGCGTTTCTGCGACTGTCAACTACTGGTCCGTCATGGTTTACGAAAATGGAAAGCCACATTTCTCAACAAGGTATGAAATACACATAGTCGACAGGGTCGGTGCAGGAGACAGTTTCGCCGGTGCTCTCATCTACGGAAGCCTGATGGGATTTGAGCCACAGAAGAAGGCAGAGTTTGCAGCTGCAGCCTCCTGCCTCAAACATACAATACCCGGTGATTTCGCAGTTCTAAGTGTGGAGGAGATCGAAAAACTCGCATCCGGTGCCACCTCTGGCCGGGTAGAAAGATGA
- a CDS encoding bifunctional 4-hydroxy-2-oxoglutarate aldolase/2-dehydro-3-deoxy-phosphogluconate aldolase — MEELFKKHRIVAVMRASSVEEAKEKALAVFEGGVRMIEITFTVPDADKVIREISFLKEKGAVVGAGTVTSIEQCKKAIENGAEFIVSPHLDEEISRFCKEKGVFYMPGVMTPTELVKAMKLGHTILKLFPGEVLGPTFVKSMKGPFPGVKFVPTGGVNLDNVCEWFKAGVLAVGVGSALVKGTPDEVREKARAFVEKIRGCTE, encoded by the coding sequence ATGGAGGAACTCTTCAAGAAACACCGGATCGTGGCTGTGATGAGAGCAAGCAGCGTAGAAGAGGCGAAAGAGAAAGCACTGGCCGTTTTTGAGGGCGGAGTCCGTATGATCGAAATCACTTTCACAGTCCCGGATGCGGACAAAGTCATCAGGGAAATTTCCTTTTTGAAAGAAAAAGGAGCGGTTGTGGGAGCAGGAACCGTCACAAGCATTGAGCAGTGTAAGAAGGCCATAGAAAATGGAGCAGAGTTCATCGTCAGTCCTCATCTGGATGAAGAGATCTCCAGATTCTGCAAGGAAAAGGGAGTTTTCTACATGCCGGGAGTCATGACACCCACCGAACTCGTGAAAGCCATGAAACTAGGTCACACGATCCTGAAACTCTTTCCCGGTGAGGTGCTGGGGCCCACCTTTGTGAAATCGATGAAAGGACCCTTCCCGGGTGTGAAGTTCGTCCCGACAGGAGGAGTGAACCTGGACAACGTGTGCGAGTGGTTCAAGGCAGGGGTTCTCGCTGTGGGAGTTGGGAGTGCTCTTGTGAAGGGAACGCCAGATGAAGTGAGAGAAAAGGCAAGAGCGTTCGTGGAGAAAATCAGGGGGTGCACAGAATGA
- a CDS encoding IclR family transcriptional regulator, which produces MNTLRKALEILDFIVKNPGDVSVTEVAERFGMSVSNAYKYLVVLEERGLVLRKRDKRYIPGYKLVEYGSLVLRRIDLRDIAHDHLVEVMKKTGETVHLILKDGLEGVYIDKVEGEHSLPMVSRVGMKIDLYSTASGKAILAFLPNDELEEYLNLIELKPKTPSTITDPRVLKRELEKIRRQGYAVDNEENEIGIMCVGVPIFDHREYPIAAMSISGAARKFTKEKIEEYANLLVEVAEKISKKLGY; this is translated from the coding sequence TTGAACACTCTCAGAAAAGCCCTGGAAATACTGGATTTTATCGTGAAGAACCCTGGAGATGTGAGCGTCACGGAAGTGGCTGAGAGATTTGGCATGAGCGTTTCGAACGCGTACAAGTACCTCGTCGTTCTTGAAGAAAGAGGTCTTGTTCTCAGAAAGAGAGACAAAAGATACATCCCGGGATACAAACTGGTGGAGTATGGTTCTCTTGTTCTGAGAAGGATCGATCTGAGGGATATCGCCCACGATCATCTGGTTGAGGTGATGAAAAAAACCGGAGAGACCGTTCACCTCATCCTGAAAGATGGACTCGAAGGAGTGTACATCGACAAAGTAGAAGGAGAACACAGTCTTCCTATGGTGTCGAGGGTGGGAATGAAGATAGATCTTTACTCCACGGCCTCCGGAAAAGCGATACTCGCTTTCTTACCAAATGATGAGCTCGAAGAGTATTTGAATCTCATTGAATTGAAACCGAAAACACCAAGCACTATAACGGATCCCAGAGTGTTGAAAAGGGAACTTGAAAAAATCAGAAGGCAAGGATACGCGGTGGACAACGAAGAGAACGAGATAGGTATCATGTGTGTGGGTGTCCCCATCTTCGATCACAGAGAGTATCCCATCGCCGCCATGAGCATCTCAGGAGCAGCGCGGAAGTTCACAAAAGAAAAGATAGAAGAGTACGCGAATCTTCTCGTGGAAGTCGCAGAAAAAATCTCGAAAAAACTTGGATATTGA